One window from the genome of Candidatus Polarisedimenticolaceae bacterium encodes:
- a CDS encoding RNA pseudouridine synthase yields MKVLAEGPGWIAVDKPAGVVVVPARDEDPEGCLRRIVERERGEPLWVVHRLDRGTSGVVLFARNPEAHRALCAAFEHGRIEKTYLAVVSPAPAEDTGAIDVPLHAARKGKMRPAAPGEPGAHPARTDWRVVRREGNRALLEVHPRTGRQHQIRVHLRFAGMPLLVDPLYGGKGEGRLTLHAWRIRFDDPQEDAPVEVEAEIPADLGVSSLR; encoded by the coding sequence ATGAAGGTCCTCGCCGAGGGGCCCGGCTGGATCGCCGTCGACAAACCCGCCGGCGTCGTGGTCGTCCCGGCGCGCGACGAAGACCCGGAAGGCTGTCTGAGGCGCATCGTGGAGCGCGAGCGCGGCGAGCCGTTGTGGGTCGTGCACCGCCTCGACCGCGGGACCTCCGGGGTCGTCCTCTTCGCGCGGAATCCCGAGGCCCACCGGGCCCTGTGCGCGGCCTTCGAGCACGGCCGGATCGAGAAGACCTACCTCGCCGTCGTCTCCCCCGCCCCCGCCGAGGATACCGGCGCCATCGACGTGCCCCTCCATGCCGCCCGCAAGGGGAAGATGCGCCCCGCCGCACCCGGCGAGCCGGGGGCGCACCCCGCGCGCACCGACTGGAGGGTCGTGCGCCGCGAGGGGAACCGTGCGCTCCTCGAGGTCCACCCGCGCACCGGCCGGCAGCACCAGATCCGGGTGCACCTGCGCTTCGCGGGGATGCCGCTGCTCGTCGACCCGCTGTACGGCGGAAAAGGCGAGGGGCGGCTGACGCTGCACGCGTGGCGGATCCGGTTCGACGATCCCCAAGAGGACGCGCCCGTGGAGGTGGAGGCGGAGATCCCCGCCGACCTGGGTGTATCCTCCCTGCGCTAG
- a CDS encoding DPP IV N-terminal domain-containing protein codes for MRRTIVVPLLVLLGCPRPADPPPPFDEARTREILETRSYTAGTPKSVEIAADGARVTFLRTGPRDAVSALYAFDVASGTTRRVAGGEPEQLTVEEAARRERQRISTSGIAWYRLSDDGRFALVPKEGISVVDLESGETRPVPGAEGAVDPRFSPDGRLVAYVKDHDLHVADLAAGTFRPVTTGGTAELHYGAAEFVAQEEMGRHSGYAWSPDSRVLLCQETDERPVEVFHIADPADPAKEPLAFRYPRAGRANAVVRVGIVAVGGGATRWIAWDRERFPYLARMFWSENAPPTLLVQSRDQREEVLLAVDPATGTTRELLRETDDAWLNLHDGVPRWLPDGSGFLWISESDGEMRLQLRHADGTLQRVLNPGNVFRLRSLVHVDAVRRVAIVQGSDDPKTDHLWEIPLDGGAPRALTSGRGEHEGVFAKGSRTYAVTSQSLESPPVVTVFRGDGSRTGILPSDSIPLPSPPDVTFLRAGGLEAAVVRPRDFVPGRKYPVLVWIYGGPSAGEVRDSVGASEFVRLQAMADRGWIVFTADNRGIANRGRAFERAIRGDLATPLLEDQVRALREAAARVPEMDLRRVGIYGWSYGGYAAALAVAARGDVFHAAVAGAPVVDWLDYDTHYTERYLGLPADNPEGYRHSSVLPYVSGLTRPLLIVHGTADDNVYFLHSLRLADALFRLGKPVELAPIANTTHLARRGPETGLALERRTAEFFDAHVRNRR; via the coding sequence ATGCGCCGCACGATCGTCGTCCCGCTGCTCGTGCTCCTGGGCTGCCCGCGCCCGGCCGATCCCCCCCCGCCCTTCGACGAGGCCCGCACCCGCGAGATCCTGGAGACCCGCTCGTACACGGCGGGAACGCCGAAGTCGGTCGAGATCGCCGCGGACGGCGCGCGGGTCACCTTTCTGCGCACGGGACCGCGCGACGCCGTCAGCGCCCTCTACGCCTTCGACGTCGCCTCCGGGACGACGCGTCGGGTCGCCGGCGGCGAGCCGGAGCAACTCACCGTCGAGGAGGCCGCACGGCGCGAGCGCCAGCGGATCTCGACGAGCGGAATCGCCTGGTACCGGCTCTCCGACGACGGCCGCTTCGCCCTCGTCCCGAAGGAGGGGATCTCGGTCGTCGACCTCGAGTCGGGCGAGACGCGTCCGGTCCCGGGGGCCGAAGGGGCCGTCGACCCGCGGTTCTCCCCCGACGGACGGCTCGTCGCCTACGTGAAGGACCACGACCTCCACGTCGCCGACCTCGCCGCGGGGACCTTCCGCCCGGTCACCACCGGCGGAACGGCGGAGCTCCATTACGGCGCCGCGGAGTTCGTCGCCCAGGAGGAGATGGGCCGCCACTCGGGGTACGCGTGGTCTCCCGACTCGCGCGTCCTCCTCTGCCAGGAGACCGACGAACGACCGGTCGAGGTCTTCCACATCGCCGACCCCGCCGACCCCGCGAAGGAGCCGCTCGCCTTCCGCTACCCGCGTGCGGGCCGGGCGAACGCCGTCGTGCGCGTGGGGATCGTCGCCGTGGGCGGCGGCGCCACCCGCTGGATCGCGTGGGACCGCGAGCGATTTCCCTACCTCGCGCGGATGTTCTGGAGCGAGAACGCGCCCCCGACGCTGCTCGTCCAGTCGCGCGATCAGCGCGAGGAGGTCCTGCTCGCCGTGGACCCCGCGACCGGCACGACCCGCGAGCTCCTCCGCGAGACCGACGACGCGTGGCTCAACCTCCACGACGGCGTGCCGCGCTGGCTACCCGACGGATCCGGGTTCCTCTGGATCTCCGAGTCGGACGGCGAGATGCGGCTGCAGCTGCGCCACGCGGACGGGACGCTTCAGCGCGTGCTGAATCCCGGCAACGTGTTCCGCCTGCGATCGCTCGTGCACGTCGACGCGGTTCGGCGCGTCGCGATCGTGCAGGGCTCGGACGACCCGAAGACCGACCACCTGTGGGAGATCCCCCTCGACGGCGGAGCGCCCCGCGCCCTCACCTCGGGACGCGGCGAGCACGAGGGGGTTTTCGCGAAGGGGTCGCGGACGTACGCGGTGACGTCCCAGTCGCTGGAGTCGCCTCCCGTCGTGACGGTGTTTCGCGGCGACGGGTCCCGCACCGGCATCCTCCCGTCGGATTCGATTCCCCTGCCGTCGCCCCCGGACGTCACGTTCCTGCGTGCCGGAGGCCTCGAGGCCGCCGTCGTGCGTCCGCGCGACTTCGTCCCCGGCCGGAAGTACCCCGTCCTGGTCTGGATCTACGGGGGCCCTTCCGCCGGCGAAGTCCGCGACTCCGTCGGCGCCTCGGAGTTCGTGCGGCTCCAGGCGATGGCCGATCGCGGGTGGATCGTCTTCACCGCCGACAACCGCGGGATCGCGAATCGCGGCCGCGCCTTCGAGCGCGCGATCCGCGGCGACCTCGCCACCCCGCTCCTCGAGGACCAGGTGCGCGCCCTCCGGGAGGCCGCGGCGCGGGTCCCCGAGATGGATCTGCGCCGCGTCGGGATCTACGGCTGGTCGTACGGCGGTTACGCGGCGGCGCTGGCCGTCGCCGCGCGCGGCGACGTCTTCCACGCCGCCGTCGCCGGGGCCCCGGTCGTCGACTGGCTCGACTACGACACGCACTACACCGAGCGTTACCTCGGCCTTCCCGCGGACAACCCCGAGGGCTACCGGCATTCGAGCGTGCTCCCGTACGTGTCGGGCCTGACGCGACCGCTGCTGATCGTGCACGGCACCGCCGACGACAACGTCTACTTCCTGCACTCGCTCCGGCTCGCCGACGCCTTGTTCCGCCTCGGGAAGCCGGTCGAGCTCGCGCCGATCGCCAACACGACCCATCTCGCGCGGCGCGGTCCCGAAACGGGTCTCGCCCTCGAGCGGCGCACCGCGGAGTTCTTCGACGCCCACGTCCGGAACCGTCGATGA
- a CDS encoding acetyl-CoA hydrolase/transferase C-terminal domain-containing protein, protein MAWSAVYRERVTTAADAASSIRSGDHVWVHAGCNSPDELVQALVARAGDLRDVTVAHLLTLGRADYAEPRFASSFRHRALFTGPNVREAVNDGRADFVPVFLSEIPGLMQRGLLPVDVAFLHLAPPDEHGFCSFGVGVECSKAAAERARTVIALVNPRMPRALGDAFIHVSRLTHVVEIDRPVLEFPQAPEIGDTARAIGAHIASLIEDGATLQMGIGEIPDAVLLFLDRKRHLGIHTEMFSDGVVDLFERGVITGEAKTLHRGKIVASFVIGGKKTFDFLDNNPFVEFHPSDYVNDPFVIAQNDKMTAINSALAVDLTGQVCADSIGTKIYSGFGGQLDFIRGAARSRGGKPIIALPSTARDGAVSRIVDTLAPGSGVVTTRGDVHYVVTEHGVASLYGKSLRERARELIAIADPRFRDELEAAARKRRLLS, encoded by the coding sequence GTGGCGTGGAGCGCGGTGTACCGCGAGCGGGTGACCACGGCCGCCGACGCGGCCTCCTCGATCCGTTCGGGGGACCACGTCTGGGTCCACGCCGGGTGCAACAGCCCCGACGAGCTGGTGCAGGCGCTCGTCGCGCGCGCCGGCGACCTCCGGGACGTCACCGTCGCGCACCTGCTGACGCTCGGCCGCGCCGACTACGCCGAGCCGCGCTTCGCCTCGTCGTTCCGGCACCGGGCCCTGTTCACCGGCCCGAACGTGCGGGAAGCGGTGAACGACGGGCGCGCGGACTTCGTCCCCGTCTTCCTCTCCGAGATTCCCGGCCTCATGCAGCGGGGGCTGCTCCCGGTGGACGTCGCGTTCCTGCACCTCGCCCCTCCCGACGAACACGGCTTCTGTTCGTTCGGCGTGGGGGTCGAGTGCTCGAAGGCCGCGGCCGAGCGCGCCCGGACGGTGATCGCGCTCGTCAACCCCCGGATGCCGCGGGCGCTCGGCGACGCGTTCATCCACGTCTCGCGCCTGACCCACGTCGTCGAGATCGACCGTCCGGTCCTCGAGTTCCCCCAGGCGCCGGAGATTGGGGACACCGCGCGAGCCATCGGCGCGCACATCGCCTCGCTGATCGAGGACGGCGCGACCCTGCAGATGGGGATCGGCGAGATCCCGGACGCGGTCCTCCTCTTCCTCGACCGCAAGCGCCATCTGGGCATCCACACCGAGATGTTCTCCGACGGCGTCGTCGACCTGTTCGAGCGCGGCGTGATCACCGGCGAGGCGAAGACGCTCCATCGCGGGAAGATCGTCGCGTCGTTCGTGATCGGCGGGAAGAAGACCTTCGACTTCCTCGACAACAACCCCTTCGTCGAGTTCCACCCCTCCGACTACGTCAACGACCCGTTCGTGATCGCGCAGAACGACAAGATGACCGCGATCAACTCCGCGCTCGCGGTGGACCTCACCGGTCAGGTCTGCGCGGACTCGATCGGCACGAAGATCTACTCCGGCTTCGGCGGCCAGCTCGACTTCATCCGCGGCGCCGCGCGATCCCGCGGCGGAAAGCCGATCATCGCCCTCCCCTCGACCGCGCGCGACGGCGCGGTCTCCCGGATCGTGGACACCCTCGCCCCGGGCTCGGGCGTCGTGACCACGCGCGGCGACGTCCACTACGTCGTCACCGAGCACGGGGTCGCGAGCCTGTACGGGAAGTCGCTGCGGGAGCGGGCGAGGGAGCTGATCGCGATCGCCGACCCGAGGTTCCGGGACGAGCTCGAGGCCGCGGCGAGGAAGCGGAGACTGCTCTCGTAG
- a CDS encoding alanine dehydrogenase yields MDIGVPKETRARERRVGLTPSGVQTLVHHGHRVWVETGAGERSGYPDQEYSAAGATIAYGRQEVLVRAALVASVFAPEPREFADLPSGQTIFAFWALPSARRDDLDVLRERGVTAIGVEAMEDAQGRSPIMRAMSEIAGPIAVTVGAGLLLNAFGGKGILLGGAPGVPPAHFVVVGAGTLGRTAARIASELGANVMLLDRDVERLRDALRETGHRVETLVSTPPNLEKALSFADVALCAVAEHGRRAPIVVTREMLRKMRPRSVLMDLSIDMGGCCETSRPTEFPDPVYEAEGIRHFCVPNLPSIASRSSTLAWTNVSLPWLLEIASLGAEAAIARSSELSAATYLWRGRVAMPSLAEAFRLPCEPLPQADRG; encoded by the coding sequence GTGGACATCGGCGTCCCGAAGGAGACCCGCGCACGCGAGCGCCGGGTCGGGTTGACGCCGTCGGGGGTGCAGACCCTCGTCCACCACGGTCACCGCGTCTGGGTCGAGACGGGGGCCGGCGAGCGCTCGGGGTATCCCGACCAGGAGTACTCCGCGGCGGGGGCCACGATCGCCTACGGCCGGCAGGAGGTCCTCGTCCGGGCGGCGCTCGTCGCGTCGGTCTTCGCCCCCGAGCCGCGCGAGTTCGCCGATCTGCCTTCCGGCCAGACGATCTTCGCGTTCTGGGCGCTTCCTTCCGCCCGACGGGACGACCTCGACGTCCTGCGCGAGCGCGGGGTCACCGCCATCGGCGTCGAGGCGATGGAGGATGCCCAGGGGCGCTCCCCCATCATGCGCGCGATGTCGGAGATCGCGGGGCCGATCGCGGTCACCGTCGGAGCGGGGTTGCTGCTCAACGCGTTCGGCGGCAAGGGGATCCTCCTCGGCGGCGCCCCCGGCGTCCCCCCCGCGCACTTCGTCGTGGTCGGCGCCGGCACCCTCGGCCGGACCGCCGCGCGGATCGCCTCCGAGCTCGGAGCGAACGTCATGCTCCTCGACCGCGACGTCGAGCGCCTGCGCGACGCGCTCCGGGAGACCGGACACCGCGTGGAGACCCTCGTGTCGACCCCGCCGAACCTCGAGAAGGCCCTGTCGTTCGCCGACGTCGCGTTGTGCGCGGTCGCCGAGCACGGCCGGCGCGCGCCGATCGTCGTCACGCGGGAGATGCTGCGCAAGATGCGGCCGCGCTCGGTGCTGATGGACCTCTCGATCGACATGGGCGGCTGCTGCGAGACCTCGCGCCCCACGGAGTTCCCGGACCCCGTGTACGAAGCCGAAGGGATCCGGCACTTCTGCGTCCCCAATCTCCCTTCGATCGCCTCGCGCTCGTCGACCCTGGCGTGGACGAACGTCTCGCTCCCGTGGCTGCTCGAGATCGCGAGCCTGGGGGCGGAAGCGGCGATCGCGCGCAGCTCGGAGCTGAGCGCGGCGACCTACCTCTGGCGGGGGCGCGTCGCGATGCCCAGCCTCGCCGAGGCGTTCCGGCTCCCGTGCGAGCCCCTTCCCCAAGCGGACCGAGGCTGA
- a CDS encoding 2-oxoacid:acceptor oxidoreductase family protein gives MSTSVFYDSFERHDHGRGLKAHATHYCPGCGHGLVHKYLAEAIDELGIQDRTVAISPVGCSVFMYYYLDVGNSQAAHGRAPAVALGHKLANPGSIVVSYQGDGDLASIGLAEIFQAAQLGIPITVLFVNNAIYGMTGGQMAPTTLPGQTTATSPHGRGRFMGAPMKVAEQIALLDGPVYVERVALYDAKQRVRAKKAIAKAMKLQVENKGFAFVEILAECPTHLKMTPLEAEKWVKDVMVQHFPLGVKKDVPPEPWPEWKAPSYDGEVVAAKIGASGEKLPRFARRFPEGFGDDIGLKLAGSGGDGAQTAAMLLTLAAIHEGFDATHIPSYGPESRGGTSYADVRIAREEVLSPSAPEPHLLVAFNAPSLAKFGPTVKPGGIIVYDSSVVHDVPPVAPGVRLVPVPASEIARDLGRVVVKNIVALGALAGAADLFPEETFLTTIRSALKDKCALIPLNEQAFASGVKVARECLAATSPEVRP, from the coding sequence ATGTCCACGAGCGTCTTCTACGACAGCTTCGAGCGTCACGACCACGGGCGCGGGCTCAAGGCCCACGCCACCCACTACTGCCCCGGCTGCGGGCACGGCCTCGTGCACAAGTACCTCGCCGAGGCGATCGACGAGCTCGGGATCCAGGACCGGACGGTCGCGATCTCCCCCGTCGGCTGCTCGGTCTTCATGTACTACTACCTCGACGTGGGGAACTCCCAGGCGGCGCACGGACGCGCCCCCGCGGTCGCGCTCGGCCACAAGCTCGCGAACCCGGGCTCCATCGTCGTCAGCTACCAGGGGGACGGCGACCTCGCGTCCATCGGCCTCGCCGAGATCTTCCAGGCGGCGCAGCTCGGGATCCCGATCACCGTGTTGTTCGTGAACAACGCGATCTACGGGATGACCGGCGGTCAGATGGCGCCCACGACGCTGCCGGGACAGACCACGGCGACCTCGCCCCACGGCCGCGGCCGGTTCATGGGCGCGCCGATGAAGGTCGCCGAGCAGATCGCGCTGCTGGACGGTCCGGTGTACGTCGAGCGCGTCGCCCTCTACGACGCCAAGCAGCGGGTCCGCGCCAAGAAGGCGATCGCGAAGGCGATGAAGCTGCAGGTCGAGAACAAGGGGTTCGCCTTCGTCGAGATCCTCGCGGAGTGCCCGACGCACCTGAAGATGACCCCGCTCGAGGCGGAGAAGTGGGTGAAGGACGTCATGGTGCAGCACTTCCCCCTCGGCGTGAAGAAGGACGTGCCCCCCGAGCCCTGGCCCGAGTGGAAGGCTCCGTCGTACGACGGCGAGGTCGTGGCCGCGAAGATCGGCGCCTCCGGCGAGAAGCTCCCGCGCTTCGCCCGGCGTTTCCCCGAAGGGTTCGGCGACGACATCGGCCTCAAGCTCGCCGGATCGGGGGGCGACGGCGCCCAGACGGCGGCGATGCTGCTCACCCTCGCGGCGATCCACGAGGGATTCGACGCGACGCACATCCCGAGCTACGGCCCCGAGTCGCGCGGCGGCACGTCTTACGCCGACGTGCGCATCGCGCGCGAGGAGGTCCTCTCCCCGTCGGCCCCCGAGCCGCACCTGCTCGTCGCGTTCAACGCCCCGAGCCTCGCGAAGTTCGGACCGACGGTGAAGCCGGGCGGGATCATCGTCTACGACAGCTCGGTCGTGCACGACGTGCCGCCGGTCGCCCCGGGCGTTCGCCTGGTCCCCGTCCCGGCGTCCGAGATCGCCAGGGACCTCGGCCGCGTCGTGGTCAAGAACATCGTCGCCCTCGGCGCGCTCGCCGGAGCGGCCGACCTCTTCCCCGAGGAGACGTTCCTGACCACGATCCGCAGCGCGCTCAAGGACAAGTGCGCGCTGATCCCTCTGAACGAGCAGGCCTTCGCGTCGGGCGTGAAGGTCGCCCGCGAGTGCCTCGCCGCCACGTCCCCGGAGGTCCGCCCATGA
- the vorB gene encoding 3-methyl-2-oxobutanoate dehydrogenase subunit VorB gives MTRVQEKPKPVLIPDYCKGCGRCIEACAQHCIELGTEINPATGLIPVTLHLENCTACGLCLQACPEPYGLDTTIRQEVGFELIDPATLHGPRPTSASPVADRPDARVPLPFSRPMVLKGTYASSVGALLAGCRHFYGYPITPSTEGAELMAKLLPEMDGIFLQAVSEVATINYMYGTAGAGLPTMTFTSSPGFSLMLEGISYMIGAELPAVVVNVMRGGPGLGNIAPEQADIKLACRGLGHGNTHAIVLAPSTPQEMLDQTMLAFELAFRYRNPVILLADGYLGQMTGKVTLPETMVRPGIPNWAVYGDRDHRGNLICSIRLDEHDNEVFNRELIAKYRRIQEREQRADLFETEDCDVLLVACNTPARMAKGAVRALREAGVKAGLFRPQTLWPFPVEALERAVAGASRLCVVEASDGQLEDEVRLAASHAGLALPPILGVRRYGGVLPSVTEIVERVLE, from the coding sequence ATGACCCGAGTCCAGGAAAAGCCCAAGCCCGTCCTGATCCCCGACTACTGCAAGGGGTGCGGGCGGTGCATCGAGGCGTGCGCGCAGCACTGCATCGAGCTGGGTACCGAGATCAACCCGGCGACGGGGCTCATCCCCGTCACCTTGCACCTCGAGAACTGCACGGCGTGCGGCCTGTGCCTGCAAGCCTGCCCCGAACCGTACGGCCTCGACACCACGATCCGGCAGGAGGTCGGCTTCGAGCTGATCGACCCCGCGACGCTGCACGGCCCCCGGCCGACCTCGGCGTCACCCGTGGCCGACCGTCCCGACGCTCGGGTGCCGCTTCCCTTCTCCCGCCCGATGGTGCTCAAGGGAACGTACGCGTCGTCGGTGGGGGCGCTGCTCGCGGGGTGCCGCCACTTCTACGGGTACCCGATCACCCCCTCGACCGAAGGCGCCGAGCTGATGGCGAAGCTCCTTCCCGAGATGGACGGGATCTTCCTCCAGGCGGTGAGCGAGGTGGCGACGATCAACTACATGTACGGCACCGCCGGCGCGGGGCTGCCGACGATGACCTTCACGTCGTCCCCCGGGTTCAGCCTGATGCTCGAGGGGATCTCGTACATGATCGGCGCGGAGCTCCCCGCCGTCGTCGTGAACGTGATGCGCGGCGGACCCGGCCTCGGCAACATCGCCCCCGAGCAGGCCGACATCAAGCTCGCCTGCCGCGGGCTCGGCCACGGCAACACCCACGCGATCGTGCTCGCCCCGTCGACCCCGCAGGAGATGCTCGACCAGACGATGCTGGCGTTCGAGCTGGCGTTCCGCTACCGGAACCCGGTGATCCTCCTCGCGGACGGCTACCTCGGGCAGATGACCGGCAAGGTCACGCTCCCCGAGACGATGGTGAGGCCCGGGATCCCGAATTGGGCCGTGTACGGCGATCGCGACCATCGCGGGAACCTGATCTGCTCGATCCGCCTCGACGAGCACGACAACGAGGTCTTCAACCGCGAGCTGATCGCCAAGTACCGCCGCATCCAGGAGCGCGAACAGCGGGCCGACCTCTTCGAGACCGAGGACTGCGACGTCCTGCTCGTCGCGTGCAACACCCCGGCGCGCATGGCCAAGGGGGCGGTACGCGCGCTCCGCGAGGCGGGCGTGAAGGCCGGCCTCTTCCGGCCGCAGACGTTGTGGCCGTTCCCGGTCGAGGCGCTCGAGCGCGCCGTCGCCGGCGCGTCGCGCCTTTGCGTCGTCGAAGCCTCCGATGGGCAGCTCGAGGACGAGGTGCGCCTCGCGGCGAGCCACGCCGGACTCGCCCTCCCGCCGATCCTCGGCGTGAGGCGTTACGGCGGCGTGCTCCCTTCCGTCACCGAAATCGTCGAACGGGTCCTGGAGTAA
- a CDS encoding PLP-dependent aminotransferase family protein, translating to MPPHLVASSAFPETAKETRWSDRLAQRAVASQASVIRELLKLTQKPDIISFAGGLPAPEIFPVAEVREACERVLRDHGAEALQYSPTEGYPPLRELLVRHMKRYGIDVDVPNVVVTTGSQQALDLIGRVLINPGDRVLCEEPTYLGALQAWNAYQAQYLAVPIDDDGLRVELLEQAMRAGPKFLYVLPNFQNPAGVTLSLDRRHALVAMASHYGVPIVEDDPYGQLRYEGEHLPSIVALDAEFHGCAHGERTFRGDVLYLGTLSKTLAPGLRIGWIVAPEEIVKRIVQMKQGADLHSSTFAQAVAYEVARGGFLDRHVQHIRSVYRERRDAMLAALDRWFPRTVRWTRPQGGLFLWLSLPEGVNTTELLHDALAEKVAFVPGGSFFPGRVDAPHCRLNFSHSSPDRIEEGIRRLSLVVARRLRA from the coding sequence GTGCCGCCGCATCTCGTCGCTTCGTCCGCGTTCCCGGAAACCGCCAAGGAAACCCGCTGGTCGGACCGACTGGCGCAGCGCGCCGTCGCCTCTCAGGCGTCGGTCATCCGCGAGCTGCTCAAGCTCACGCAGAAGCCGGACATCATCTCGTTCGCCGGCGGGCTCCCAGCGCCGGAGATCTTCCCGGTCGCGGAGGTGCGCGAGGCGTGCGAGCGCGTCCTGCGCGACCACGGCGCGGAGGCGCTGCAGTACAGTCCCACCGAGGGTTACCCGCCGCTGCGCGAGCTGCTCGTGCGGCACATGAAGCGTTACGGGATCGACGTCGACGTGCCCAACGTCGTGGTGACGACGGGCTCCCAGCAGGCCCTCGACCTCATCGGAAGGGTGCTCATCAATCCCGGAGACCGCGTGTTGTGCGAGGAGCCGACCTACCTCGGCGCCCTTCAGGCGTGGAACGCCTACCAGGCGCAGTACCTCGCGGTCCCGATCGACGACGACGGCCTGCGCGTCGAGCTCCTCGAGCAGGCGATGCGCGCGGGGCCGAAGTTCCTCTACGTCCTCCCGAACTTCCAGAACCCCGCGGGGGTGACCCTCTCCCTCGATCGGCGCCACGCCCTCGTCGCCATGGCGTCGCACTACGGGGTCCCGATCGTCGAGGACGACCCGTACGGCCAGCTGCGCTACGAGGGAGAGCACCTCCCGTCGATCGTCGCCCTCGACGCGGAGTTCCACGGCTGCGCCCACGGAGAGCGCACCTTCCGCGGAGACGTGTTGTACCTGGGGACCCTCTCCAAGACGCTCGCACCCGGCCTGCGCATCGGCTGGATCGTCGCCCCCGAGGAGATCGTCAAGCGCATCGTCCAGATGAAGCAGGGGGCCGACCTCCACAGCTCGACCTTCGCCCAGGCGGTCGCGTACGAGGTGGCGCGCGGGGGGTTCCTCGACCGGCACGTGCAGCACATCCGCTCCGTCTACCGCGAGCGGAGGGACGCGATGCTCGCCGCCCTCGACCGCTGGTTCCCGCGCACGGTGCGCTGGACGAGGCCGCAGGGCGGGTTGTTCCTGTGGCTCTCCCTTCCCGAGGGGGTGAACACGACCGAGCTCCTGCACGACGCGCTCGCCGAGAAGGTCGCCTTCGTCCCCGGCGGGTCGTTCTTCCCGGGGCGCGTCGACGCCCCCCACTGCCGTCTGAACTTCTCCCACTCGTCACCGGACAGGATCGAGGAGGGGATCCGACGGCTCTCGCTCGTGGTCGCGCGCCGGCTGCGTGCGTGA
- a CDS encoding NADH:flavin oxidoreductase/NADH oxidase: protein MSLRATTFRNRVFVSPMCQYSSLDGHATDWHLVHLGSRAVGGAGCVIQEATAVVPEGRISNGDAGIWSDAHVPGYARIAAFVRGHGAVPAIQLAHAGRKASTDLPWRGGKPVDGWPVVGPSAIAYDDGWPVPRALTAEEIGGVVQAFLHATRRGLEAGFEVVEIHMAHGYLLHEFLSPLSNRREDAWGGSLENRMRLPLAVARAVRDAWPEAKPVFVRVSASDWAEGGWDLPQTIELAKRLRGIGIDLVDCSSGGLVPHQKLVPGPGYQVPFADAVRREAGIATGAVGMITEPEQAESIVAQGKADVVLLAREILRDPYWPLHAASKLGASIDWPVQYLRAKI, encoded by the coding sequence ATGTCCCTCCGCGCGACGACGTTCCGCAATCGCGTCTTCGTCTCGCCGATGTGCCAGTACTCCAGCCTCGACGGGCACGCGACCGACTGGCACCTCGTGCACCTGGGCTCCCGCGCGGTGGGCGGCGCCGGCTGCGTGATCCAGGAGGCGACCGCGGTCGTTCCCGAGGGACGCATCAGCAACGGGGACGCGGGGATCTGGTCGGACGCGCACGTCCCCGGGTACGCGCGGATCGCGGCCTTCGTGCGCGGGCACGGCGCGGTCCCGGCGATCCAGCTCGCGCACGCCGGTCGAAAGGCGTCGACCGACCTCCCGTGGCGCGGCGGAAAACCCGTCGACGGGTGGCCGGTCGTCGGCCCCAGCGCGATCGCCTACGACGACGGATGGCCCGTGCCGCGCGCCCTCACCGCGGAGGAGATCGGCGGGGTCGTGCAGGCGTTCCTCCACGCGACCCGGCGCGGCCTCGAGGCCGGGTTCGAGGTCGTCGAGATCCACATGGCGCACGGCTATCTCCTCCACGAATTCCTGTCGCCGCTGTCGAACCGGCGCGAGGACGCCTGGGGCGGCTCCCTCGAGAACCGGATGCGCCTGCCCCTCGCCGTCGCGCGCGCGGTGCGCGACGCATGGCCGGAGGCGAAGCCGGTCTTCGTGCGCGTCTCCGCTTCCGACTGGGCCGAAGGAGGTTGGGACCTCCCGCAGACGATCGAGCTCGCGAAGCGGCTCAGGGGAATCGGGATCGACCTCGTCGACTGCTCCTCCGGCGGGCTCGTCCCGCACCAGAAGCTCGTGCCCGGGCCGGGTTACCAGGTTCCCTTCGCCGACGCCGTCCGCCGCGAGGCGGGGATCGCGACCGGGGCGGTCGGGATGATCACCGAGCCCGAGCAGGCGGAATCGATCGTCGCGCAGGGGAAGGCCGACGTCGTCCTTCTGGCCCGCGAGATACTGCGCGATCCGTACTGGCCGCTGCACGCCGCCTCGAAGCTCGGCGCTTCGATCGACTGGCCCGTCCAGTACCTGAGGGCCAAGATCTGA